TTTTCTTGCCGCTTGTGAAAATGATAACTAGCAGAGAAAGTACTGCACTAACTATGCGAGTGACGCAGCTATCAAGACGGTTTTTTGTtctgcaaaaaagaaattcaaattcatttcgaaTTGAAATCAGCCAACGCATGTGTACCTCTGAGAACATGGCCAATATCAAGTCTTCTCTCAATACATAAAGAACAATCATGTGAAATATTTACTCCACAAAGTTTGAGGTTAAGTCGAGAAGTTATAGCGTGTCTCTGAAACTTATATCAATAGATGACTACCATCAGCAAAAATAGGACGGAACctgttttgaacatatttgcCAGAGGATGCTTTGGTTTTGGATCCTATTCATAGTTTGATTCTGAGTGTTAAACCTATCCTGGTTAGTCacaaagtgaaatgaaaactGGGCTAATATGTGTTCTTTTCCGCGCGATGTTGTTCTACTCTATAAACATAAACAATAGGGTCTAGGGCAATAGGGCCATTAACAGTTGACAGAGTTACAGTCAATAAGTTTTATTCAAGATATCGCAGGGGTGCTTTGCTAATTGCATGTGGCGCCATCTGGCTCGTTAAGGGTCCTTGCAGCACCATGATAGATGGGTTACTTTTCACCTCAAATCTCTCAACTCAGAACCTCAAAACCTCAAAAtcaccaaaaaataaaagtagcttcaaaatctcaatactttgtgcaaaaatattatgaaaaaCCCATTTTCCGCCAGGATAGTAACAACAGGCTCAAACCTACTTTTTATCATAAGCACATTATTATTCCCATCCCCAAATAATCATTGTAATCATTCAATGCGTTAAAAATAAGCGTTCAATCGTGGTTCTTTCCGCTAAACTTGATAATCGTTGAAACAATGGTCGCCATTGACCCATGAGTAAACAAAGATAACCACATTAAAGTAAGAAATGGCCCTGCAAGTTGCAACCCATAGTTAGCCCTCTTTTGCAAAGAGCTCTCGAGCCGCTAGCCGTAGATCTCTGTGGTTACAACGTCATCTTTTGCCGGTCCAGAAGTCAACCACGGTGTCGAATTATAATCACCAGTCAAGATGGCCTTTTGTCCCTTTCGAGGTCGGTCGTCATGGTGCTCCATGCTCCTCGTCAAAACTTGGCTCCTCGCGGTTAGCAGAATCAAAAGAaaggccaaccaaccaaccaaccaaccaaccaatagCGTACCTGATATCCTGCCGGCAAATGACTTCCTTTCTTATTAAAGTGGCCCATTTTGGGTCCCAAAGCCTCTGTCTTGAGGTGAGAGGCTTGAGGGAAACACAAATTCACACATGGTTGTCGGGAAGTTGAACAAGATCAAGGCCTTCTTGGTCTTGCTCCATTTCGCCATCATTCAGGGCGAACTGAGGATGAAGAAAACTTTTACCGTTAATGGCATCTCAGGCGAACTCAAATGGGACGTGGTGGATACGAAGTTCCACGTCGAAATTACGGTGGGATACAAAGGTTTTGTGGCGGTGGGCTTTGCTCATTCACCCGAGTTCAATCACACCCAAGCGGAGTTTGATGGCTTCGTTGGGGGCATGCTGTCTAACGGTTCTGAATATGGTGCCAGTTACGCCttgagaaaaggaaaaatggtcCGATATCCAGAGGATCGATTTCAGGTGCGTTTGCCTGATTTACAATAAACAAGCAACAGTTTCTATTGACCTTATTTTTGAGCTGCAAGAGTCCTTCCGATAGCGTTACTGATCAGTAGGCCCGGCCAAACCTTGCAGGTAACTATGGCCTTTAGTGGTAGCAAATGTGCATAAAAAGTAATCTGAGATTgtcaaaactttgcaaaaaaagaagcttgCTAAAACAGTGGCACTGACAAATTTAAGAGGGATGTAAAGGCCATTTTTGTCTTCCATATCATATTCCATGTGCAACGCATGACGTAGAGATCGGTAAATTTGTTGGTTCTACCGGTACTACAAAAAACTATTTGCTATTTATTTTCTGCACATTAAGACAATATTTCGTGGCTTCGATGTTGCTGattgggtaaaaaaaaatgtttggatcAATTGCATCTCTCATCATTAGTAGATTTTAAACTGAATAAAGTGTCTTCCAAGCACCATTTCCTTCACTACTAGACATATTTTCAACGCTCTGATAATAAGTAAAAAGGCAGTCAATCTGACAATGTCCGACTATTCCAAGACAATGTGACCACCTTGATTCATGATTCGAGATGGGTcaatccacggacttctagagatgtggactgcagACGGAATCAAAAATGTGTTATCTCGTGAAACATTTACTTTATGCAAAATAACCACTTGAAAGGATCCCAAGATCTTATCGAACATAATATCGTAGATGACCTTGCCCAAATTTGATCCCACAACCATGCTTAGGGTACTCAggatatttggtcaaaattatgGCGTAATCACTACGTAAAATTCGAACATCAACTTTCGACATTATAACTTGGAATTTTACAATTAAGTGACATAAAAATAACACACCTTTAACGGAGGGGATCTACgtttcattattcattactttatttcaaaaagtgactcagaaTTGTTAGGACCAAGAACTTGCCGATGGGACGTGCAAATTctactttttagaaaatttCGTTTTCCTTTCGTGATCAATCCTACAATGAAAGATGTcgattttcaattattttccaaGAATGTTCGTTTTAATCATTCCCATGACACGATGATAAATATTTGTGTTGACTTTGTTGCGGATCAAATAAGTCTATAATAAAACCCTCAAGTATCAAAAGTATGCGTAACCTCCccaaatttgatgatgacGTGCTCTTCCTCTCACGCTTCGATATGTATTCAATTCAGCGAGTACCATAGCAGTATTGGTAAAATTATGACCATTATCACTATGTTGATAAAAGTTTGAAGACTTGATTCATTCTAACTTGAAACCTTCACTCATGATTGCCAAGTGTCCAAACAAAAGTTTCTTAATCAAACTGTACTAGTAAAAATGCATCAAACTGAGTTGATTTCATCTTAAAATAAATTGTTTCCCAAACACATGGTCGTGcatgcaatcattttttgtcgaACATTAAGATACTTCCTCGCATGGTTATCGATCTAATGATGGTTTTTGCAGCTAAAAAAATCGTCTGAGAATGACCGTGGCACTACTCTCATTTTGGAGAGAATCATCACCACATGCTTCAAAGAGAGCTTTGATGCCAGAAATGTCGGAGATTTGGCATTTGTCAAGGTGATCATCGATCCTGCAGCGAATGATCTCGCTTCCATCGTTCCAACTCCAAAATCCATTGATTTCAACGAGTAAGTCTTTCTTTCTGTTGAATTGCTCCTTTAAATCGGCATATTTTGTAACCTTATAGGCTCGAAATGGTCATATTTCCCGTCACTTTGTTCACAAAATCCCAAGATGAATCGCAGATAAACTCAGAATTGACCATTCAGAGTACAAATTCATTCAGTCTGAGACACAATAACGAAGCGGTTCAAAATAAATTTGCACTCTGCATGTTGGACTACACCACGGAAGACTTCACGCACTGGAAAGGCTACATTCTCGAGACTAAAAGTGTAGGTTTGAAAACCAAAGGCATTACTTGGCGCATCCGAATATCCCCCATTGAAATTGCAGACTAACAATTACAAAGATGGAGTCCAACTAATGGTAGCTTATCAATGTGATAATGTTGCCATTCCTACTGGCAATGGCGCTCCCGACACGCGCAAAACAGTGACTGATGCGTGCCAGAATGATCTTGGGGTCACCTATGTGAATAGGAAGTGCCAAGACGTCCTCTTTGTTTGGTCACCAGGAAGCGATGGAGAAGTCCTGCCAAAAGACATGGGAATTGAGGTCAAGCCGGTGAGTTAGCCCCATGAAGTTGTATCTTTTTTGCACCTAGTCAAGAAAATTCTATCAACAAGTTTTAGAAGAATGCTGATGGCAGACGCTACGTGATGTTGATGACTTACTACAAGAAGGCACTCTCTACTGATTCATCAGGAATGACATTAGTTCATGGAAGTGGCTCTAGCTTCacaaaagtggccaaaatgATGGTGGGACACTATGTGAGCTCAAAAATGGTTGTGATGCCTGGTCAGGATTGGACTGTCCAAGGAATATGCCACTCTGATTGCAGTGCCAACTCTGAACTCACATCAACCACAGAGGTAAGATCAAAGAACAATATACATAAGTTAGGATTGAATGTGGTTGGAGCTGAGCCAAACACTTGCATGGTACATGGTCACTCTCCTGAGGATTGAAGTACAATTCTACTTGAATTGTAGATCACTGTGGTGAGTGCAAACATTCATCACAAGAGTGCTGCCAAAGGTGATATCAAGTACTCCACAGAACCCAACAAAGACTCCATCAAATATGAAAGCCTTCTGAAGGACAGTCCCGCCAActccaagttccaaccaaCCAGAACCTTCAGTGAAGGGAAGAAAATCAACTCTCTCACTTCTGATGTTGTGGTAGAATGCATGTACAATTATGATGGCCGATACCCACTTGAAGGAGGGCATGACCCAGAGCAGGAATATTGCTTTGGAGNTGTGATAACATAAAGCGAAATTGAGATCCGATCTACATAAATGATGTTCGTTTAAATTTCTTTTGTATATAATAGATGTACAGCATAATTAGTGNNNNNNNNNNNNNNNNNNNNNNNNNNNNCCAGAGCAGGAATATTGCTTTGGAGTACTAACCCATTACCCTCCTCTGCCAGTTTCAAAATGCATGTCCATCCCCACTGAGGTGTCCCTGGAGGTTGCATTCAACATGAGGCTGAAGTTCTATGAAGACCAAGACAAGAAGCGAAGAAGGAAACGACAATCAGACGACCTTGTCCTTGGGTTTTGGTCAAGATCACTCATTCAACCAGAAGGAACTGAAGTTCGCAAAGTTTTAGATGATATTGCCAGAGACCTGAGAGACAAACCACAAGATCTGCAAGGATATAATGCCAAGACTCTCAATGGCAACCATTTGCCAATTTGTGTGTCCAAGAGTGATggatttcaatcaaatctcAAAGCCAGGAAGATCCCCTTGGTTGGAAATGGAGACATTATCAAAGTTCCCAACCCAGAAGAGTgccaaaaaatcattgaaggAGAGGAGGCTCTTTCACCCAGAACAGGCATACTACAACTTAAACAAAGTTCAGCCAACTTGAACCATATTTGTCTCATTCTTTTCCTCAATACAATTGGGATTCATTGGATACTGAGTATTTAAGGGGTTGGGTGCTCTTTCTTGACCTATTCTTTTTGACATGACTGACCAGGCAAGCAACATTGCACTTATGGCCCTTAAAGCGCTCTTTTCTCAGACATCTGTTTCGAAATTctatgtttctttttttgagataGTAATAAACACTTTCATTATTTAACCCAGATCACGATTCACTCAGCAAGTATTCACCACTCCAATGCCAGCCTCGCCACGTTGAAGATGTCTTCTGGTGATGGCTCTGCTTCCAATGCTATTGAGTATTCCTCTTCACTTCTTGACCAACCTGCCAACCCCAGTTTTCAACCGAAccggcacttttcaaaaccgATTCAAGCGAATCTAAGCAGTACAGATGTAGTGACNNNNNNNNNNNNNNNNNNNNNNNNNNNNNNNNNNNNNNNNNATGGTTTTTGCAGCTAAAAAAATCGTCTGAGAATGACCGTGGCACTACTCTCATTTTGGAGAGAATCATCACCACATGCTTCAAAGAGAGCTTTGATGCCAGAAATGTCGGAGATTTGGCATTTGTCAAGGTGATCATCGATCCTGCAGCGAATGATCTCGCTTCCATCGTTCCAACTCCAANTCAAGACGATGATAGTTCCACGGACTTTAAACGCAAGCGTCGATCACTTGATGCGTCAAGGATGAGGGCCAAGAGACAATCGGATAATTTGGTGCATGACTTCCTTGATCGGGACACGTTCGTTGGCGAGGTTCCAGATATACAGGACAGCACCGTTCAGAGGGACCTTGAAGCACTGTTTGGTCAATCCTCATCAAGACAGCTCTCCAATGCGAATCTAGGAGTCAATGGGGGTGAACAGTTTCCCATTTGCGTCGGCAAGTCTGGTGCTATGCTTCAACTGAAACCAATAAAAATTAAATCTGGAGGCCAAGCGGATCCCAAACAAGTCTCTGACTGCTCCTCCATAAAGACTACTCCTCGCCCAAGTGATGAGGTCTTGAATAACAAGCCAGGTACCGAATCCGCAGTCACAAACacccaaacaacaacaaccactaccAAAGCAACAACTTCAACACCAACTCAAAAAAGCActacaaaaaaacaatcaaccaATTCAGCCACAATTTCCGCGAAATCACCCACAAGGTTGCCAGCTGGAGAAACTTCTGCTGATGGTTCTAATGCTAGCGAACCTAACGCCAACGACGAACCGGAAGCGGAGACTAATTCTAATCCAGGTGAGCTTGAACCTTGAATCATCACATTTCGTTCGATTCGATATTAGAAAGTattctttcatcttttttagaTACCAGAATTAACGAACCCGTGGTTGAACCTGAGACAGAAAATGTTGGGGTGATCATTGTGCCAAGTTTCGTTCAGGTCTGCATTGCCATGATCGCAATTCATTCGCTCATGCTCAAGCCTTGATTGCGGTTTCCTACTTGGCATACGAGAATATTTGACAAGCAAACTCATTGCAGATGATGTGATAACATAAAGCGAAATTGAGATCCGATCTACATAAATGATGTTCGTTTAAATTTCTTTTGTATATAATAGATATACAGCATAATTAGTGCGAATTTTGAACACTTATTAGCGTTTGGTCTACAGTGTAATTTGTACTGTGAAGTCTGCGAACGGAGGTTGGCAAGGAACAGCTGTTAAGAATTGTCGAATAAGCCTTTCAcaaattgaccttttttccatcaaaattgattgagtATAACTGTCATTTTATTAAAGATTCCACATACACTTGGCACACCTTAACAGTTGATATGCATTATTGCCCCCTATTACATGATCATCATGGACATTACTTTGCATATCCCATGAAACTGGAAAGGCCAAGCCTAGGGGCCCACATTCGGAGACTTGTACTCACGAACTTCAAGGCACTCAGGAGAAATGTCCAAAGTTTTGTAGTAAGcacaacataaaattcaaattttcggcctgctcttggtcagctatctaagcttttgacaatataactttgataTCAACCATTTTACAAGTAAAGGATATAAAACTGACCTACCTTTCATTGGAGAGATCTACATTCGTTATATGATAACTtaaattcgaaaagtggctcagagttggtatgaccaagagcaggcccatttagcgggaagctcgttaacagtccatatttctagaagttcgtggtctAATGCAGATTGAAAACGTTGTATTGATGAAAGTGTAAAGCACTTTGAATGGAAGCATTTGGAATGAAAAGCCGTTTCTCCATCAGAAAACGTACTACATCAAGATGTGAGCCGGACCTAGAATGTTTGTTCAGTGCTTCTCAAGGCTATATCCCCTAGAGACCCTGAAtgcagagacgcgcgaggttcGGCAGGAGGCGCCACTTAGCTGAATTGAGAAGAACTAAAAAGGATTTCCAAGCCTATTTTGAAGTAATATACTTTAAGTAAGAGTACCATTAAGAGAAATAATGAGAAATCCTCACTATTCCCTTGAAGAAACACAACTTAGGTAATACATGAAAAGGGGAAAGCAagtttgattgtttgtttAAATTTTCAACTCTCTGATTTCCATCTTGTTCCGATATTTCAATGGTATAAAGGGCTGGAATATATTATcagacattgaaaaagagccttcaaacatgttggaTACCTGGCTCTTTCATTCATCATGTCACAAAGCAATCACCAGGGTGCATCAATAATTATGACCACCTTGCTATTGAAGTGCGTAAGTCCAACTTGTTACTGGCACACTGAAATTGAAGAACGTGACGAGTGCATTTATTGAGATTTATTGTTCGGACAATTTTTTATGGTatgtaagatttttttcccgtggatcaaaaggttaggttttaACAAACGTTGAATTTATCATAAAAAGGCTATCCATATaatgcaattgaaattggCGAAAGGTGCAGTTTAACGCAtaacaaaaagggcaaaaaatacaaagaaaaaagcaaaatgccGATGTTTTTAACTgcatttttgccttttgtctttgtaacaaaatcataagcaaaatgatgaaagagcaaaaaatgcgaaaagccaaaatgaaatagGAAATGAAATAGGGACACCAATTTTCTCTATAAGTGTGCTCATATTTCTCTTATTTCTTATATTCTTAAATTCTCAATATTATGTATATTACACattatttcttatttcttaCCTTAAATGGGCCTGGCAGTCAAGGCTAAATATGCAAGTGAACCTGGttaccaaaacaaaaactgaAGGCCTGCTTTGGACGGAAATTTTATGTAAATGATGCCaatgttggacactaaccttgccagcccgatggtgaagGGCTTGGTTTCAGGGAACAAGCTGTACTGTGGGGACTtcattgtgggggagttcactcctggGGAAGTTTTATGTTGGGGGAGTTTACTAAGGTGCAGT
This genomic interval from Tigriopus californicus strain San Diego chromosome 6, Tcal_SD_v2.1, whole genome shotgun sequence contains the following:
- the LOC131881712 gene encoding uncharacterized protein LOC131881712 (The sequence of the model RefSeq protein was modified relative to this genomic sequence to represent the inferred CDS: added 188 bases not found in genome assembly); protein product: MVVGKLNKIKAFLVLLHFAIIQGELRMKKTFTVNGISGELKWDVVDTKFHVEITVGYKGFVAVGFAHSPEFNHTQAEFDGFVGGMLSNGSEYGASYALRKGKMVRYPEDRFQLKKSSENDRGTTLILERIITTCFKESFDARNVGDLAFVKVIIDPAANDLASIVPTPKSIDFNELEMVIFPVTLFTKSQDESQINSELTIQSTNSFSLRHNNEAVQNKFALCMLDYTTEDFTHWKGYILETKSTNNYKDGVQLMVAYQCDNVAIPTGNGAPDTRKTVTDACQNDLGVTYVNRKCQDVLFVWSPGSDGEVLPKDMGIEVKPKNADGRRYVMLMTYYKKALSTDSSGMTLVHGSGSSFTKVAKMMVGHYVSSKMVVMPGQDWTVQGICHSDCSANSELTSTTEITIHSASIHHSNASLATLKMSSGDGSASNAIEYSSSLLDQPANPSFQPNRHFSKPIQANLSSTDVVTECVFSETGTTPKVGGFEVDNLHCFGLLTYSPPYPLSVCQSIPTEFTLQAAFGFKLKTFNDDQDDDSSTDFKRKRRSLDASRMRAKRQSDNLVHDFLDRDTFVGEVPDIQDSTVQRDLEALFGQSSSRQLSNANLGVNGGEQFPICVGKSGAMLQLKPIKIKSGGQADPKQVSDCSSIKTTPRPSDEVLNNKPGTESAVTNTQTTTTTTKATTSTPTQKSTTKKQSTNSATISAKSPTRLPAGETSADGSNASEPNANDEPEAETNSNPDTRINEPVVEPETENVGVIIVPSFVQVCIAMIAIHSLMLKP